A window of Diospyros lotus cultivar Yz01 chromosome 14, ASM1463336v1, whole genome shotgun sequence contains these coding sequences:
- the LOC127791143 gene encoding BTB/POZ and TAZ domain-containing protein 1-like isoform X6, whose translation MPELSPPAGRACRHTAVSWYPASASPVLESIIDRPRKYWNSEMAIPILGVPSESVAVFIRFLYNSKCSEDELDQYGIHLLALSHVFLVPKLKQRCSKALAERYLKIDNVVDVLQLARLCDASDLYLKCLKMVYHNFKYVEKTEGWKFLQDHDPWLELQILQFIDETELRKKRTRRRREEQSLYLQLSEAMECLEHICTEGCTSVGPCDIEPTKNRGPCSKFATCRALQILIQHFATCKQRVHGECSRCRRMWQLLKLHSSICDQPDLCRVPLCRCRQFKLKAREEKKGDEGKWKVLARKVVSAKATSSLSLPKRKRDEETLDAP comes from the exons ATGCCAGAATTGTCACCTCCTGCGGGACGAGCTTGCCGGCACACCGCAGTGTCCTGGTATCCT GCCTCAGCGTCGCCTGTATTGGAAAGCATCATAGATCGGCCTCGTAAATACTGGAACTCTGAAATGGCCATTCCGATACTGGGCGTTCCTTCCGAATCAGTAGCTGTGTTCATTCGATTTCTCTACAACTCCAA GTGCAGCGAGGATGAGCTGGACCAATACGGGATTCATTTGCTGGCTCTGTCTCACGTGTTCTTGGTGCCCAAGCTGAAGCAGAGATGTTCTAAGGCTTTGGCTGAACGGTACTTGAAGATTGACAACGTGGTCGACGTTCTTCAACTGGCCAGGCTGTGCGACGCTTCTGATCTTTACCTAAAATGCCTGAAAATGGTTTACCATAACTTCAAGTACGTGGAGAAGACCGAGGGATGGAAGTTCCTCCAGGATCATGACCCCTGGCTTGAGCTTCAGATCCTCCAATTCATTGATGAGACTGAATTG CGAAAAAAGAGGACAAGGAGGCGGAGAGAGGAGCAGAGCTTGTATTTACAGCTAAGCGAAGCGATGGAGTGTTTGGAGCACATATGCACAGAAGGGTGCACGAGCGTGGGTCCGTGTGATATCGAGCCGACAAAGAATCGGGGCCCGTGTAGTAAGTTTGCCACGTGTCGGGCTCTCCAGATTCTGATCCAACATTTCGCTACGTGCAAGCAGAGGGTGCACGGCGAGTGTTCTCGATGCAGGCGCATGTGGCAACTTCTCAAGCTCCACTCCTCCATTTGTGACCAACCCGATCTCTGTCGAGTCCCTCTTTGCAG ATGCAGGCAATTCAAATTGAAagcaagagaagagaagaagggagATGAAGGGAAGTGGAAGGTTCTAGCAAGGAAGGTGGTATCAGCGAAAGCCACATCCTCCTTGTCTCTCCCAAAGCGGAAGCGAGATGAGGAAACTCTGGACGCCCCATAA
- the LOC127791143 gene encoding BTB/POZ and TAZ domain-containing protein 1-like isoform X4, with the protein MSPANFSNSTIGIPPFPVDSGRGSGGLPEPDARIVTSCGTSLPAHRSVLASASPVLESIIDRPRKYWNSEMAIPILGVPSESVAVFIRFLYNSKCSEDELDQYGIHLLALSHVFLVPKLKQRCSKALAERYLKIDNVVDVLQLARLCDASDLYLKCLKMVYHNFKYVEKTEGWKFLQDHDPWLELQILQFIDETELRKKRTRRRREEQSLYLQLSEAMECLEHICTEGCTSVGPCDIEPTKNRGPCSKFATCRALQILIQHFATCKQRVHGECSRCRRMWQLLKLHSSICDQPDLCRVPLCRQFKLKAREEKKGDEGKWKVLARKVVSAKATSSLSLPKRKRDEETLDAP; encoded by the exons ATGTCGCCGGCTAACTTCTCCAACAGCACGATTGGAATTCCGCCGTTTCCAGTGGACTCCGGCCGAGGCTCCGGCGGATTGCCTGAACCTGATGCCAGAATTGTCACCTCCTGCGGGACGAGCTTGCCGGCACACCGCAGTGTCCTG GCCTCAGCGTCGCCTGTATTGGAAAGCATCATAGATCGGCCTCGTAAATACTGGAACTCTGAAATGGCCATTCCGATACTGGGCGTTCCTTCCGAATCAGTAGCTGTGTTCATTCGATTTCTCTACAACTCCAA GTGCAGCGAGGATGAGCTGGACCAATACGGGATTCATTTGCTGGCTCTGTCTCACGTGTTCTTGGTGCCCAAGCTGAAGCAGAGATGTTCTAAGGCTTTGGCTGAACGGTACTTGAAGATTGACAACGTGGTCGACGTTCTTCAACTGGCCAGGCTGTGCGACGCTTCTGATCTTTACCTAAAATGCCTGAAAATGGTTTACCATAACTTCAAGTACGTGGAGAAGACCGAGGGATGGAAGTTCCTCCAGGATCATGACCCCTGGCTTGAGCTTCAGATCCTCCAATTCATTGATGAGACTGAATTG CGAAAAAAGAGGACAAGGAGGCGGAGAGAGGAGCAGAGCTTGTATTTACAGCTAAGCGAAGCGATGGAGTGTTTGGAGCACATATGCACAGAAGGGTGCACGAGCGTGGGTCCGTGTGATATCGAGCCGACAAAGAATCGGGGCCCGTGTAGTAAGTTTGCCACGTGTCGGGCTCTCCAGATTCTGATCCAACATTTCGCTACGTGCAAGCAGAGGGTGCACGGCGAGTGTTCTCGATGCAGGCGCATGTGGCAACTTCTCAAGCTCCACTCCTCCATTTGTGACCAACCCGATCTCTGTCGAGTCCCTCTTTGCAG GCAATTCAAATTGAAagcaagagaagagaagaagggagATGAAGGGAAGTGGAAGGTTCTAGCAAGGAAGGTGGTATCAGCGAAAGCCACATCCTCCTTGTCTCTCCCAAAGCGGAAGCGAGATGAGGAAACTCTGGACGCCCCATAA
- the LOC127791146 gene encoding RNA-directed DNA methylation 4-like isoform X2 translates to MADTASSSSVPSKNKTPVIVRVKRKAHQSALEAFWLEINERPLKRPLLDFQKLSISDSPAKVEELKARKLFVQHVETVSSSEVSSDVLLSFMPKSADEFESKGKIMEQRRMFKTESKQDQLLVKAKQKQEVLSKNARFEQIWRSRTSKTETLQDSALDDMCRIYDVVRIDAEETTNEAQEQEYSDLEDHRIMSSYLPLLREFIPSAAAEFESNIHDYMPHRGCKWMKMMSSMRDQLNLRTKLMILMLRRIL, encoded by the exons ATGGCTGACACAGCCTCAAGCTCTTCAGTTCCATCAAAGAACAAAACGCCTGTGATTGTTAGGGTTAAACGCAAAGCTCATCAGTCTGCCCTTGAAGCCTTCT GGCTTGAAATCAATGAGAGGCCTTTGAAGCGGCCCCTTCTAGACTTTCAGAAGCTTTCGATTTCTGATTCTCCTGCGAAAG TAGAGGAATTGAAGGCTAGAAAACTCTTTGTGCAACATGTCGAGACAGTAAGCAGCTCAGAGGTCTCCAGTGATGTTTTGCTATCATTTATG CCTAAATCTGCTGATGAATTTGAAAGTAAGGGCAAAATTATGGAACAAAGGCGCATGTTTAAGACTGAAAGT AAACAAGACCAATTGCTGGTTAAAGCCAAACAAAAGCAAGAG GTCCTTTCAAAAAATGCTCGTTTTGAGCAAATATGGAGGAGCAGAACAAGTAAAACAGAAACATTGCAAGACAGTGCACTTGATGACATGTGTCGCATTTATGATGTTGTTCGTATTGATGCCGAGGAAACAACCAATGAAGCGCAAGAACAAGA GTATAGTGATTTGGAGGACCACAGAATTATGTCTAGCTATCTTCCTTTGTTAAGAGAATTCATCCCAAGTGCTGCTGCTGAATTTGAGTCGAACATTCATGATTACATGCCCCATCGAG GGTGCAAGTGGATGAAGATGATGAGTTCTATGAGGGACCAGCTGAATCTGAGGACAAAACTGATGATTCTAATG CTGAGGAGAATCCTCTGA
- the LOC127789768 gene encoding probable pectate lyase 18 has protein sequence MANAFPFSLHFLFLLSLLTLTFVFSSPVQEPEAIVYEVQRSVNASRRNLGYLSCGTGNPMDDCWRCDPSWEKNRRRLADCAIGFGRDAIGGRDGRIYVVTDSGDDDPVNPRPGTLRYAVIQDEPLWIIFKRDMVIRLKEELIMNSFKTIDGRGASVHIAGGPCITIQYVSNIIIHGIHIHDCKQGGNTMVRSNPRHFGWRTLSDGDGVSIFGGSHVWIDHCSLSNCRDGLIDAIMGSTAITISNNYMTHHNKVMLLGHSDSYSADKSMQVTIAYNHFGEGLVQRMPRCRHGYFHVVNNDYTHWEMYAIGGSASPTINSQGNRFLAPDIRFSKEVTKHEDAPESEWKSWNWRSEGDLMLNGAYFTPSGAGASSSYSRASSLGARPSTLVSTITGGAGALSCKKGSRC, from the exons ATGGCAAATGCTTTCCCATTCTCTCTtcactttcttttccttctatcTCTCTTAACCTTAACCTTCGTCTTCTCCTCTCCTGTCCAAGAGCCCGAAGCGATCGTTTATGAAGTTCAAAG gAGTGTGAACGCATCGAGGAGGAATTTGGGTTACCTTTCATGCGGGACGGGCAACCCGATGGATGACTGCTGGCGGTGCGACCCCAGCTGGGAGAAGAACCGCCGCCGGCTGGCCGACTGCGCCATCGGCTTCGGCCGCGACGCCATTGGGGGTCGCGACGGCCGAATCTACGTGGTCACCGACTCGGGCGACGACGACCCCGTCAACCCCCGGCCAGGCACTCTTCGGTACGCCGTCATCCAGGACGAGCCGCTCTGGATCATCTTCAAGCGCGACATGGTCATCCGGCTGAAGGAGGAGCTCATCATGAACTCCTTCAAGACCATCGACGGCCGTGGTGCCAGCGTCCACATCGCCGGCGGCCCCTGCATCACGATCCAGTACGTCTCCAACATCATCATCCACGGCATCCACATCCACGACTGCAAGCAGGGCGGCAACACTATGGTGCGGAGCAACCCACGGCACTTCGGCTGGAGAACCTTGTCGGACGGTGACGGAGTGTCCATCTTCGGCGGCAGCCACGTCTGGATTGATCACTGCTCCCTGTCCAACTGCCGCGACGGGCTGATCGACGCCATCATGGGGTCCACCGCCATCACCATCTCAAACAATTACATGACCCACCATAACAAGGTCATGCTGCTGGGGCACAGCGACTCTTACTCCGCCGACAAGAGCATGCAGGTCACCATTGCCTACAATCACTTTGGGGAAGGTCTCGTCCAAAGGATGCCCCG GTGTCGACATGGATACTTCCACGTCGTGAACAACGACTACACCCACTGGGAAATGTATGCGATCGGGGGGAGTGCTTCGCCCACCATCAACAGCCAAGGCAACCGGTTTCTTGCACCCGACATTAGATTCAGTAAAGAG GTGACGAAGCACGAGGATGCGCCAGAGAGTGAATGGAAGAGCTGGAACTGGAGATCGGAGGGAGACTTGATGCTGAACGGAGCCTATTTTACGCCGTCCGGCGCCGGAGCCTCTTCAAGCTATTCCAGGGCTTCAAGCCTAGGTGCCCGGCCGTCTACTCTGGTCTCCACCATAACCGGCGGCGCCGGCGCACTGAGCTGCAAGAAGGGTTCTCGTTGCTGA
- the LOC127791143 gene encoding BTB/POZ and TAZ domain-containing protein 1-like isoform X1: protein MSPANFSNSTIGIPPFPVDSGRGSGGLPEPDARIVTSCGTSLPAHRSVLASASPVLESIIDRPRKYWNSEMAIPILGVPSESVAVFIRFLYNSKCSEDELDQYGIHLLALSHVFLVPKLKQRCSKALAERYLKIDNVVDVLQLARLCDASDLYLKCLKMVYHNFKYVEKTEGWKFLQDHDPWLELQILQFIDETELRKKRTRRRREEQSLYLQLSEAMECLEHICTEGCTSVGPCDIEPTKNRGPCSKFATCRALQILIQHFATCKQRVHGECSRCRRMWQLLKLHSSICDQPDLCRVPLCRCRQFKLKAREEKKGDEGKWKVLARKVVSAKATSSLSLPKRKRDEETLDAP, encoded by the exons ATGTCGCCGGCTAACTTCTCCAACAGCACGATTGGAATTCCGCCGTTTCCAGTGGACTCCGGCCGAGGCTCCGGCGGATTGCCTGAACCTGATGCCAGAATTGTCACCTCCTGCGGGACGAGCTTGCCGGCACACCGCAGTGTCCTG GCCTCAGCGTCGCCTGTATTGGAAAGCATCATAGATCGGCCTCGTAAATACTGGAACTCTGAAATGGCCATTCCGATACTGGGCGTTCCTTCCGAATCAGTAGCTGTGTTCATTCGATTTCTCTACAACTCCAA GTGCAGCGAGGATGAGCTGGACCAATACGGGATTCATTTGCTGGCTCTGTCTCACGTGTTCTTGGTGCCCAAGCTGAAGCAGAGATGTTCTAAGGCTTTGGCTGAACGGTACTTGAAGATTGACAACGTGGTCGACGTTCTTCAACTGGCCAGGCTGTGCGACGCTTCTGATCTTTACCTAAAATGCCTGAAAATGGTTTACCATAACTTCAAGTACGTGGAGAAGACCGAGGGATGGAAGTTCCTCCAGGATCATGACCCCTGGCTTGAGCTTCAGATCCTCCAATTCATTGATGAGACTGAATTG CGAAAAAAGAGGACAAGGAGGCGGAGAGAGGAGCAGAGCTTGTATTTACAGCTAAGCGAAGCGATGGAGTGTTTGGAGCACATATGCACAGAAGGGTGCACGAGCGTGGGTCCGTGTGATATCGAGCCGACAAAGAATCGGGGCCCGTGTAGTAAGTTTGCCACGTGTCGGGCTCTCCAGATTCTGATCCAACATTTCGCTACGTGCAAGCAGAGGGTGCACGGCGAGTGTTCTCGATGCAGGCGCATGTGGCAACTTCTCAAGCTCCACTCCTCCATTTGTGACCAACCCGATCTCTGTCGAGTCCCTCTTTGCAG ATGCAGGCAATTCAAATTGAAagcaagagaagagaagaagggagATGAAGGGAAGTGGAAGGTTCTAGCAAGGAAGGTGGTATCAGCGAAAGCCACATCCTCCTTGTCTCTCCCAAAGCGGAAGCGAGATGAGGAAACTCTGGACGCCCCATAA
- the LOC127791143 gene encoding BTB/POZ and TAZ domain-containing protein 1-like isoform X7: MAIPILGVPSESVAVFIRFLYNSKCSEDELDQYGIHLLALSHVFLVPKLKQRCSKALAERYLKIDNVVDVLQLARLCDASDLYLKCLKMVYHNFKYVEKTEGWKFLQDHDPWLELQILQFIDETELRKKRTRRRREEQSLYLQLSEAMECLEHICTEGCTSVGPCDIEPTKNRGPCSKFATCRALQILIQHFATCKQRVHGECSRCRRMWQLLKLHSSICDQPDLCRVPLCRCRQFKLKAREEKKGDEGKWKVLARKVVSAKATSSLSLPKRKRDEETLDAP; encoded by the exons ATGGCCATTCCGATACTGGGCGTTCCTTCCGAATCAGTAGCTGTGTTCATTCGATTTCTCTACAACTCCAA GTGCAGCGAGGATGAGCTGGACCAATACGGGATTCATTTGCTGGCTCTGTCTCACGTGTTCTTGGTGCCCAAGCTGAAGCAGAGATGTTCTAAGGCTTTGGCTGAACGGTACTTGAAGATTGACAACGTGGTCGACGTTCTTCAACTGGCCAGGCTGTGCGACGCTTCTGATCTTTACCTAAAATGCCTGAAAATGGTTTACCATAACTTCAAGTACGTGGAGAAGACCGAGGGATGGAAGTTCCTCCAGGATCATGACCCCTGGCTTGAGCTTCAGATCCTCCAATTCATTGATGAGACTGAATTG CGAAAAAAGAGGACAAGGAGGCGGAGAGAGGAGCAGAGCTTGTATTTACAGCTAAGCGAAGCGATGGAGTGTTTGGAGCACATATGCACAGAAGGGTGCACGAGCGTGGGTCCGTGTGATATCGAGCCGACAAAGAATCGGGGCCCGTGTAGTAAGTTTGCCACGTGTCGGGCTCTCCAGATTCTGATCCAACATTTCGCTACGTGCAAGCAGAGGGTGCACGGCGAGTGTTCTCGATGCAGGCGCATGTGGCAACTTCTCAAGCTCCACTCCTCCATTTGTGACCAACCCGATCTCTGTCGAGTCCCTCTTTGCAG ATGCAGGCAATTCAAATTGAAagcaagagaagagaagaagggagATGAAGGGAAGTGGAAGGTTCTAGCAAGGAAGGTGGTATCAGCGAAAGCCACATCCTCCTTGTCTCTCCCAAAGCGGAAGCGAGATGAGGAAACTCTGGACGCCCCATAA
- the LOC127791146 gene encoding RNA-directed DNA methylation 4-like isoform X1, translating to MADTASSSSVPSKNKTPVIVRVKRKAHQSALEAFWLEINERPLKRPLLDFQKLSISDSPAKVEELKARKLFVQHVETVSSSEVSSDVLLSFMPKSADEFESKGKIMEQRRMFKTESKQDQLLVKAKQKQEVLSKNARFEQIWRSRTSKTETLQDSALDDMCRIYDVVRIDAEETTNEAQEQEYSDLEDHRIMSSYLPLLREFIPSAAAEFESNIHDYMPHRASDDCYVYDLYTMKDGAKVTEDDASNSFFPLVQVDEDDEFYEGPAESEDKTDDSNAEENPLNDYPDEEEISEDSKSSRNSCDELEETDDSASESKSSLDHEDLDNWSDDAAAFSM from the exons ATGGCTGACACAGCCTCAAGCTCTTCAGTTCCATCAAAGAACAAAACGCCTGTGATTGTTAGGGTTAAACGCAAAGCTCATCAGTCTGCCCTTGAAGCCTTCT GGCTTGAAATCAATGAGAGGCCTTTGAAGCGGCCCCTTCTAGACTTTCAGAAGCTTTCGATTTCTGATTCTCCTGCGAAAG TAGAGGAATTGAAGGCTAGAAAACTCTTTGTGCAACATGTCGAGACAGTAAGCAGCTCAGAGGTCTCCAGTGATGTTTTGCTATCATTTATG CCTAAATCTGCTGATGAATTTGAAAGTAAGGGCAAAATTATGGAACAAAGGCGCATGTTTAAGACTGAAAGT AAACAAGACCAATTGCTGGTTAAAGCCAAACAAAAGCAAGAG GTCCTTTCAAAAAATGCTCGTTTTGAGCAAATATGGAGGAGCAGAACAAGTAAAACAGAAACATTGCAAGACAGTGCACTTGATGACATGTGTCGCATTTATGATGTTGTTCGTATTGATGCCGAGGAAACAACCAATGAAGCGCAAGAACAAGA GTATAGTGATTTGGAGGACCACAGAATTATGTCTAGCTATCTTCCTTTGTTAAGAGAATTCATCCCAAGTGCTGCTGCTGAATTTGAGTCGAACATTCATGATTACATGCCCCATCGAG CATCCGATGATTGCTATGTCTATGATTTATATACCATGAAGGATGGCGCCAAAGTAACAGAAGATGATgcttcaaactcattttttccTTT GGTGCAAGTGGATGAAGATGATGAGTTCTATGAGGGACCAGCTGAATCTGAGGACAAAACTGATGATTCTAATG CTGAGGAGAATCCTCTGAACGATTATCCTGATGAAGAGGAGATATCAGAGGATAGCAAAAGTAGTAGAAACTCTTGTGATGAATTAGAAGAGACTGATGATAGTGCAAGTGAGAGCAAATCATCCTTAGATCATGAAGATTTAGACAACTGGTCTGATGATGCAGCAGCCTTCTCCATGTAG